From Lagenorhynchus albirostris chromosome 10, mLagAlb1.1, whole genome shotgun sequence, the proteins below share one genomic window:
- the LOC132527440 gene encoding DLA class II histocompatibility antigen, DR-1 beta chain isoform X2, translated as MDMVSLYFSGGSWMAALTVILMVLSPPLAWARETPSLFMYQFKGECHFSNGTERVRLLVRDIYNREEHVRYDSDVGEYRAVTELGRPAAEYWNSQKDLLERRRAEVDTVCRHNYGAAESFTVQRRVAPTVTVYPAKTQPLQHHNLLVCSVNGFYPGHIEVRWFRNGQEEEAGVVSTGLIANGDWTFQTMVMLETVPQSGEVYTCHVEHPSRTSPVTVEWRHSGLQPTGLLN; from the exons CATGGTGTCCCTGTATTTCTCCGGAGGCTCCTGGATGGCAGCTCTGACAGTGATACTGATGGTGCTGAGCCCGCCCCTCGCTTGGGCCAGGGAGACCCCAT CACTTTTCATGTATCAGTTTAAGGGCGAGTGTCATTTCTCTAATGGGACAGAGCGGGTGCGGCTCTTGGTTAGAGACATCTATAACCGGGAGGAGCACGTGCGCTACGACAGCGACGTGGGCGAGTACCGGGCGGTGACCGAGCTGGGCCGGCCGGCCGCCGAGTACTGGAACAGCCAGAAGGACCTCCTGGAGCGGAGACGGGCCGAGGTGGACACGGTGTGCAGACACAACTACGGGGCTGCGGAGAGCTTCACGGTGCAGCGGCGAG TGGCACCTACAGTGACTGTGTATCCTGCAAAGACACAGCCCCTGCAGCACCACAACCTCCTGGTCTGCTCTGTGAATGGTTTCTATCCAGGCCACATTGAAGTCAGGTGGTTCCGGAACGGCCAGGAAGAGGAGGCAGGGGTGGTCTCCACAGGCCTGATCGCTAATGGAGACTGGACCTTCCAGACCATGGTGATGCTTGAAACAGTCCCTCAGAGTGGAGAGGTCTACACCTGCCACGTGGAGCACCCCAGCCGGACCAGCCCTGTCACAGTGGAATGGA gACACTCTGGACTTCAGCCAACAG GACTCCTAAACTGA
- the LOC132527440 gene encoding DLA class II histocompatibility antigen, DR-1 beta chain isoform X1, which translates to MDMVSLYFSGGSWMAALTVILMVLSPPLAWARETPSLFMYQFKGECHFSNGTERVRLLVRDIYNREEHVRYDSDVGEYRAVTELGRPAAEYWNSQKDLLERRRAEVDTVCRHNYGAAESFTVQRRVAPTVTVYPAKTQPLQHHNLLVCSVNGFYPGHIEVRWFRNGQEEEAGVVSTGLIANGDWTFQTMVMLETVPQSGEVYTCHVEHPSRTSPVTVEWRAQSESAQSKMLSGIGAFVLGLLFLGVGLFIYFRNQKGHSGLQPTGLLN; encoded by the exons CATGGTGTCCCTGTATTTCTCCGGAGGCTCCTGGATGGCAGCTCTGACAGTGATACTGATGGTGCTGAGCCCGCCCCTCGCTTGGGCCAGGGAGACCCCAT CACTTTTCATGTATCAGTTTAAGGGCGAGTGTCATTTCTCTAATGGGACAGAGCGGGTGCGGCTCTTGGTTAGAGACATCTATAACCGGGAGGAGCACGTGCGCTACGACAGCGACGTGGGCGAGTACCGGGCGGTGACCGAGCTGGGCCGGCCGGCCGCCGAGTACTGGAACAGCCAGAAGGACCTCCTGGAGCGGAGACGGGCCGAGGTGGACACGGTGTGCAGACACAACTACGGGGCTGCGGAGAGCTTCACGGTGCAGCGGCGAG TGGCACCTACAGTGACTGTGTATCCTGCAAAGACACAGCCCCTGCAGCACCACAACCTCCTGGTCTGCTCTGTGAATGGTTTCTATCCAGGCCACATTGAAGTCAGGTGGTTCCGGAACGGCCAGGAAGAGGAGGCAGGGGTGGTCTCCACAGGCCTGATCGCTAATGGAGACTGGACCTTCCAGACCATGGTGATGCTTGAAACAGTCCCTCAGAGTGGAGAGGTCTACACCTGCCACGTGGAGCACCCCAGCCGGACCAGCCCTGTCACAGTGGAATGGA GGGCACAGTCTGAATCTGCTCAGAGCAAGATGCTGAGTGGAATCGGGGCCTTTGTTCTGGGTCTGCTCTTCCTTGGGGTGGGGCTGTTCATCTACTTCAGAAATCAGAAAG gACACTCTGGACTTCAGCCAACAG GACTCCTAAACTGA